A genomic region of Alnus glutinosa chromosome 11, dhAlnGlut1.1, whole genome shotgun sequence contains the following coding sequences:
- the LOC133881978 gene encoding glutathione S-transferase 2-like isoform X2, producing the protein MALVSGGGNGDQNQLKLYSNWRSSCSRRVRIALNLKELKYENRAVNLLKGEQFSPEFRKLNPLGYVPVLVDGDIVLSDSFAIIMYLEEKYPQHPLLTRDLEKRGINYQVANIVSSSIQPFQNLAVLKYIEEKVGPNEPLALGKQHIEKGFAALEKLLKDYAGRYATGDEVFLTQFPLLSRLNEAYIEIPAFRDVLAEKQPEAPPASTC; encoded by the exons ATGGCATTG GTAAGTGGAGGCGGAAATGGCGATCAGAATCAGCTGAAGTTGTATTCGAACTGGAGGAGTTCTTGCTCCCGCCGTGTTCGTATTGCCCTCAACTTGAAAG AGCTGAAATACGAGAACAGAGCAGTTAACTTATTGAAGGGAGAGCAATTCAGTCCAG AGTTTAGAAAGCTTAATCCTCTTGGTTACGTGCCGGTGCTTGTGGATGGAGATATTGTACTTTCCGACTCTTTTGCCATCATAATG TATTTAGAAGAGAAATATCCCCAGCATCCATTGTTGACTCGAGATCTTGAGAAAAGAGGCATCAACTACCAG GTTGCCAATATTGTTTCCTCAAGCATACAGCCTTTTCAAAATCTAGCTGTACTG AAATacattgaagaaaaagttgGTCCCAATGAGCCACTTGCTTTGGGTAAACAGCATATTGAAAAAGGTTTTGCAG CACTTGAAAAGCTGTTAAAAGACTATGCTGGTCGATATGCAACTGGAGATGAAGTTTTCCTG ACCCAATTCCCTCTTTTATCCAGGTTGAATGAGGCATACATTGAGATACCAGCTTTTCGAGATGTTTTGGCAGAAAAGCAGCCAGAGGCTCCTCCTGCAAGCACTTGTTAA
- the LOC133881978 gene encoding glutathione S-transferase zeta class-like isoform X1 codes for MALVSGGGNGDQNQLKLYSNWRSSCSRRVRIALNLKELKYENRAVNLLKGEQFSPEFRKLNPLGYVPVLVDGDIVLSDSFAIIMYLEEKYPQHPLLTRDLEKRGINYQVANIVSSSIQPFQNLAVLKYIEEKVGPNEPLALGKQHIEKGFAALEKLLKDYAGRYATGDEVFLADLFLAPQLDVATKMFNVDMTQFPLLSRLNEAYIEIPAFRDVLAEKQPEAPPASTC; via the exons ATGGCATTG GTAAGTGGAGGCGGAAATGGCGATCAGAATCAGCTGAAGTTGTATTCGAACTGGAGGAGTTCTTGCTCCCGCCGTGTTCGTATTGCCCTCAACTTGAAAG AGCTGAAATACGAGAACAGAGCAGTTAACTTATTGAAGGGAGAGCAATTCAGTCCAG AGTTTAGAAAGCTTAATCCTCTTGGTTACGTGCCGGTGCTTGTGGATGGAGATATTGTACTTTCCGACTCTTTTGCCATCATAATG TATTTAGAAGAGAAATATCCCCAGCATCCATTGTTGACTCGAGATCTTGAGAAAAGAGGCATCAACTACCAG GTTGCCAATATTGTTTCCTCAAGCATACAGCCTTTTCAAAATCTAGCTGTACTG AAATacattgaagaaaaagttgGTCCCAATGAGCCACTTGCTTTGGGTAAACAGCATATTGAAAAAGGTTTTGCAG CACTTGAAAAGCTGTTAAAAGACTATGCTGGTCGATATGCAACTGGAGATGAAGTTTTCCTG GCAGATTTGTTTCTAGCGCCTCAGCTTGATGTAGCGACTAAAATGTTCAATGTTGACATG ACCCAATTCCCTCTTTTATCCAGGTTGAATGAGGCATACATTGAGATACCAGCTTTTCGAGATGTTTTGGCAGAAAAGCAGCCAGAGGCTCCTCCTGCAAGCACTTGTTAA
- the LOC133881978 gene encoding glutathione S-transferase zeta class-like isoform X3, with product MALVSGGGNGDQNQLKLYSNWRSSCSRRVRIALNLKELKYENRAVNLLKGEQFSPEFRKLNPLGYVPVLVDGDIVLSDSFAIIMYLEEKYPQHPLLTRDLEKRGINYQVANIVSSSIQPFQNLAVLKYIEEKVGPNEPLALGKQHIEKGFAALEKLLKDYAGRYATGDEVFLADLFLAPQLDVATKMFNVDMVLFIL from the exons ATGGCATTG GTAAGTGGAGGCGGAAATGGCGATCAGAATCAGCTGAAGTTGTATTCGAACTGGAGGAGTTCTTGCTCCCGCCGTGTTCGTATTGCCCTCAACTTGAAAG AGCTGAAATACGAGAACAGAGCAGTTAACTTATTGAAGGGAGAGCAATTCAGTCCAG AGTTTAGAAAGCTTAATCCTCTTGGTTACGTGCCGGTGCTTGTGGATGGAGATATTGTACTTTCCGACTCTTTTGCCATCATAATG TATTTAGAAGAGAAATATCCCCAGCATCCATTGTTGACTCGAGATCTTGAGAAAAGAGGCATCAACTACCAG GTTGCCAATATTGTTTCCTCAAGCATACAGCCTTTTCAAAATCTAGCTGTACTG AAATacattgaagaaaaagttgGTCCCAATGAGCCACTTGCTTTGGGTAAACAGCATATTGAAAAAGGTTTTGCAG CACTTGAAAAGCTGTTAAAAGACTATGCTGGTCGATATGCAACTGGAGATGAAGTTTTCCTG GCAGATTTGTTTCTAGCGCCTCAGCTTGATGTAGCGACTAAAATGTTCAATGTTGACATGGTATTGTTCATTCTATAA
- the LOC133881413 gene encoding glutathione S-transferase zeta class-like gives MASGGGNGDNNQLKLYSYWRSSCSRRVRIALSLKELKYENRTVNLLKGEQFSPEFRKVNPLGYVPVLVDGDFVLSDSFAIIMYLEEKYPQHPLLPQDLEKRGINYQAANIVSSSIQPLQNLAVLKYIEEKVGPNEQLAWGKHHIENGFAALEKLLKDYAGRYATGDEVFLADLFLAPQLDGATKRFNVDMTQFPLLSRLNEAYIEIPAFRDVLAEKQPEAPPASTC, from the exons ATG GCGAGTGGAGGCGGAAATGGCGATAATAATCAGCTGAAGCTGTATTCGTACTGGAGGAGTTCTTGCTCCCGCCGTGTACGTATTGCCCTCAGCTTGAAAG AGCTGAAATACGAGAACAGAACAGTTAACTTATTGAAGGGAGAGCAATTCAGTCCAG AGTTTAGAAAGGTTAATCCTCTTGGTTACGTGCCGGTGCTTGTGGATGGAGATTTTGTACTTTCCGACTCTTTTGCCATCATAATG TATTTAGAAGAGAAATATCCCCAGCATCCATTGTTGCCTCAAGATCTTGAGAAAAGAGGCATCAACTACCAG GCTGCCAATATTGTTTCCTCAAGCATACAGCCTCTTCAAAATCTAGCTGTACTG AAATacattgaagaaaaagttgGTCCCAACGAGCAACTTGCTTGGGGTAAACATCATATTGAAAATGGTTTTGCAG CACTCGAAAAGCTGTTAAAAGACTATGCTGGTCGATATGCAACTGGAGATGAAGTTTTCCTG GCAGATTTGTTTCTAGCGCCTCAGCTTGATGGAGCAACTAAAAGGTTCAATGTTGACATG ACCCAATTCCCTCTTTTATCCAGGTTGAATGAGGCATACATTGAGATACCAGCTTTTCGAGATGTTTTGGCAGAAAAGCAGCCAGAGGCTCCTCCTGCAAGCACTTGTTAA
- the LOC133881408 gene encoding ferric reduction oxidase 7, chloroplastic-like translates to MDEQSVDTPLLLSRGAGYVKKTPLFVSWAKWSLKFVIWVVFIAWVAFIFLSPAEFVNQVRRKWVQATSGSVFGITGSIFMVYSGPILVIAFLSIAYLIISGEEELHEKKASKHPSFRLWTFPVLVDGPFGVISATEFIGILLFLLFVIWSVYAYTMQILSLISQFQFTLKEKSCFILEVLGLRFGTIGLYCLAFLFLPVARGSVLLRLIDIPVEHATRYHVWLGHLTMLLFTLHGLFYVIAWAIEGNLLQEILEWKDIGIANLAGVISLLAGLLMWLTSLYPVRKQQFELFFYTHQLYVVFVIFLALHVGDFIFSIAAGGIFIFILDRFLRFCQSRRTVDIISAKCLPCGSVELILSKPANLRYNALSFIFLQVRELSWLQWHPFSVSSSPLDGKYHLSILIKVLGEWTAKLKENILNSSEAELQDELHLRPQTKITASVEGPYGHGLPYHLMYENLILVAGGIGISPFLAILSDILHRVGEGKPCLPRNILLVWAVKRSNELSLLSTVDMESICPYFSDKLNLEIHIYVTRESEPPLEEGKVHKTKNSSPSPMSDGCSMSVLVGTGNNIFSGLYVISSTLGFVILIGLLDIFYINPFGISSWWYKGLLFVICMLASVFIFGGLVVGIWHLWGRNETRQEECAREIDRIKVDRMQHNETAAHKDQSTQQNLPSSTNTYYGSRPDFKEIFGYVSEKWGRVDVGVIVCGPPPLQTSVATEIRSHNIRRQRHHPIFHFNSHSFDL, encoded by the exons ATGGATGAACAATCTGTTGATACACCTCTTCTTTTGAGTCGAGGTGCTGGTTATGTCAAGAAGACGCCTCTCTTTGTGTCATGGGCCAAGTGGAGTCTCAAGTTTGTAATATGGGTCGTTTTCATTGCATGGGTTGCTTTTATTTTCCTGTCCCCAGCGGAATTTGTTAATCAAGTGCGAAGGAAATGGGTTCAGGCCACCAGTGGTTCTGTTTTTGGGATTACAG GAAGCATATTCATGGTGTACAGCGGCCCAATTCTTGTTATTGCGTTCCTTTCCATAGCTTATCTTATCATCTCTGGGGAAGAGGAGCTCCATGA GAAGAAGGCTTCAAAACATCCAAGTTTCCGCTTGTGGACTTTCCCCGTTCTTGTGGATGGGCCATTTGGGGTTATTTCTGCCACGGAATTTATTGGGattctcctctttcttctttttgttatatGGTCTGTGTATGCGTATACCATGCAGATACTCAGCTTAATCTCTCAGTTCCAGTTTACTTTAAAAGAGAAGAG TTGTTTTATTTTGGAAGTTCTGGGACTTCGCTTTGGTACGATTGGATTATATTGCTTGGCATTTTTGTTTCTTCCGGTTGCAAGGGGATCGGTTCTTCTCCGCCTTATAGATATCCCTGTTGAGCATGCGACAAGATATCATGTATGGCTTGGACATCTCACAATGCTGCTGTTTACTCTCCATGGACTGTTCTATGTAATTGCATGGGCAATCGAGGGTAACCTTCTACAAGAA ATATTGGAGTGGAAAGATATTGGTATTGCTAATCTTGCAGGAGTTATTAGTCTTTTAGCTGGTCTTTTGATGTGGCTGACATCACTTTATCCAGTGAGAAAGCAGCAGTTTGAGTTGTTCTTCTACACCCACCAACTATATGTAGTCTTTGTTATCTTTTTAGCTTTGCATGTTGGTGATTTCATTTTCAGTATAGCTGCTggaggaatatttatttttatacttgATCGCTTTCTGAGATTCTGCCAATCAAGAAGGACTGTTGATATAATTTCAGCCAAGTGTCTTCCTTGTGGATCTGTGGAATTGATTCTTTCAAAGCCTGCAA ATCTACGGTACAATGCCCTTAGTTTTATTTTCCTTCAAGTTCGGGAATTATCTTGGCTACAGTGGCATCCTTTCAGTGTTTCATCTAGTCCTCTAGATGGTAAATATCATCTCTCCATTCTCATTAAGGTTCTCGGGGAATGGACAGCAAAGCTTAAAGAAAATATCTTGAATAGTTCTGAAGCTGAACTTCAGGATGAGCTACATCTCCGGCCTCAAACAAAGATAACAGCTTCAGTTGAGGGGCCTTACGGGCATGGATTACCGTATCACTTGAT GTATGAAAACCTTATTTTAGTGGCAGGTGGCATTGGGATTTCACCATTTCTTGCTATCTTGAGTGACATTCTCCATCGTGTAGGAGAAGGAAAACCCTGTCTACCTCGAAACATCTTGCTTGTTTGGGCTGTGAAAAGATCAAACGagctttctcttctttctactGTTGACATGGAGTCGATCTGTCCATATTTCTCTGATAAACTAAATCTTGAGATTCACATTTATGTCACTCGGGAATCAGAACCTCCACTG GAAGAGGGTAAAGTTCACAAGACTAAGAACTCTTCTCCCTCCCCTATGTCGGATGGATGCAGTATGTCTGTTTTGGTTGGTACAggaaataatatattttctggACTATATGTTATCTCATCTACACTGGGGTTTGTTATCTTAATTGGTTTACTGGATATTTTCTACATAAACCCTTTTGGCATATCTTCATGGTGGTACAAGGGGCTTCTTTTTGTAATCTGCATGCTTGCAAGTGTCTTTATCTTTGGGGGTCTTGTGGTTGGTATATGGCATCTTTGGGGACGAAATGAAACCAGGCAGGAGGAATGCGCGCGCGAGATTGATAGGATAAAGGTTGATAGGATGCAGCATAATGAAACTGCAGCTCACAAGGATCAGTCAACTCAGCAAAATCTTCCGAGTTCAACCAATACTTATTATGGTTCAAGGCCAGACTTCAAAG AAATTTTTGGGTACGTTTCCGAGAAATGGGGCCGAGTTGATGTTGGTGTCATTGTGTGCGGTCCTCCACCTCTTCAGACGAGTGTTGCTACAGAAATCAGGTCACATAACATTAGGAGACAACGCCATCATCCAATCTTCCATTTCAACAGCCATAGTTTCGACCTGTAG